TCAAACGCAAGGTAAGGGTTGATTGCTTCTGCACCGTATCCTAATAACGCAGCAAAATGGTGCACTTCACGTGGTTCTCCTGATTCGATCAGGATGCTGACCTTCGTACGCGTTCCCTGACGGATCAAGTGGTGATGCAGTCCCGAAACCGCAAGCAGGGCAGGAATCGCCGCCTGCGTGCCGGATACGCCGCGGTCTGAGAGAATGATCAGAACTTTCCCTTCAGCTACAGCCTGATCTGCTTTTTCAAAAATCGCCTCAAGAGCAGGCTCCAGACTGCCTTCCTTCGCATCAAACAGCGTAGAAAGCGTGACTGGTGCAAAACCTTGAACATTTTGCTGACGCAGTGTTTCAAGCTGTGTATTATTTAAAATCGGCTTTTCAATCCGGATCTTACGGCAGCTTTCAGGACCTGGATCCACCAGGTTGCCTTCTGCTCCAATCGTTGTCTCCACCATCGTGATCAATTCCTCACGGATAGCATCGAGGGCAGGGTTTGTGACCTGTGCAAACAGCTGCTTGAAATAGTTATATAAAAGCTGCGGCTTTTTAGATAAAACCGCAATGGGTGAATCATATCCCATTGAACCGACCGGATCTTTTCCTTCTGACACGAGCGGCTTAATGATTTTATTTAATTCTTCGCGCGTATAACCAAACGCCAGCTGCTGATCCACGAGCTCTTCTCCTGAAATCGCAGGTGCATGCTCGGTTGGTACAGGAAGGTCCTCCAGGTTTTGCAGATTGGTCAGCCACTCTTTATATGGCTGCTCGGCGGCAATCTGAAGCTTCACTTCCTCGTCCGGAATAATCGTTCCCTTTTCAAGGTCGACAAGCAGAATTTTTCCTGGTGCCAGACGCTCCTTGTATTCGATATCATCCGCAAAAATATCAAGTGCGCCAACCTCTGATCCAAGCACAATCATGCCACTCTTCGTGACATAGTAACGCGCAGGACGCAGTCCATTTCTATCAAGACACGCACCGATCTGCGTACCATTTGTGAACACTAATGCCGCAGGGCCATCCCATGGTTCCATTAAGGTACTGTGGTACTGATAAAAATCACGCTTTTCCTCCCGGATCGTCTTATCATTAGACCACGGCTCCGGTACCATCATCATCGCAGTATGAGCCAGTGAGCGCCCTGATAAATGAAGGAATTCAAAGGCATTATCAAACATCGAAGAATCACTGCCATCATCATCAATAACCGGCAGAATCTTCTCAATATCTTTCTCATCAAAATATTCAGACTTACACAGCTTCTCGCGTGCCCTCATCCAGTTCACGTTTCCGCGGAGTGTATTAAATTCTCCGTTATGAATGGTGTAACGGTTCGGGTGGGATCGCTTCCAGCTTGGGAAGGTATTGGTACTAAAGCGAGAGTGTACAAGTGCTAATGCGGATTTGAAATCGGGATGATTTAAGTCAATGTAGAAGGAATCCAGCTGTTCGGGGACAAGCATACCTTTGTAGACGATCGTTTGTGTTGATAAGCTGCACACGTAGATGTCTTCAAAGCCTTCCATGATCGTAAGCTCACGTTCGATTCTTCGTCTGATAACAAACAGCTTACGCTCAAAATCCATCCTGTCCTTCAGCGACTCGTCACCTTTAATAAATACCTGTCTGATCGCCGGTTTTGTTTTCGTTGCCACTTTACCGACAAAAGAGTCATTCAGCGGTACCGGTCTCCAGCCAAGAAACTCCTGACCTTCTTCGGCAATAATCTGCTCAATCAATTCTTTACTTTTCATACGCGTTTCATGTTCTTTAGGTAAAAAAACCATCCCGACGCCGTATTCGCCTTCATTCGGGAGGAATATGTTCTCTTTTTCACATTGTTTTTGAAAAAAGCGATGCGGGATTTGAGTCAGGATTCCGGCTCCGTCACCGGTACTTGTATCAGCTGACTGTCCTCCACGGTGCTCGAGGTTACAGAGGATATTAATGGCATTCTGGACAATATTGTGTGTTTTTTCCCCGTTGATATTGGCGATCATGCCAATACCACAAGCTTCATGTTCCTGCTCAGGGTTATATAAACCCTGCGGAACAGGATAACCAGTCTTCTTCATCAAAACGTCCCCTCTCTTTTTTAAAATGTGAAAGTCGTTCTTCAACATCGTGAAGAGGGTCATACGCCCGTACATACTTTCATTTTCGAACTAGTATATCATGAAAATTGCATTCACATAAAATTCTGATAACAAATTTTCTTGCATTTTTATTTATTTTTATGAATGAAAACGCTATCATTTAAGGCTTTTTATCTCCCATGACGGCGTTACATTCATTGATTTTATAAGGTTTTTATTAAATAGGATAAGAAATTCAGAAAAAAGTAGAATTTTTTATAAAAAATCATTTTCCAGAACAAAAAACAGCTCCCCTCCACAAAGACTTCTACCTTAATGTGGAAAGGAACTGGTTGATCCTGTTATTCTGCAGCCTGCAGATAGGACAGTGAAACTTTCAAATTGGCATTTTTTTCTCTCAGCTGATCAAGCAATTCCTGATCCTTCGTTTCCTCTTTACTGCGAATGGAAAAAGTATACTGAATCATCGTTCCAAGATTCGTTGTCTCAATCTGCCTCAGCTCATAACGGTGCGTATATTTTGCAAGAATGTCATTGAACATCTCTTCATGATTCAGGTTTTCAGGAACGGTTACTTTGAGAATCTGAGTATCCTTCCCTTTACCGTAATCAAATTTATATAAAAGATAGAAAATAATACTCGCAAATACCGTCAGCATAAGGGCTAGTCCGATCTGGTATAGGCCGCACGTCATCCCGACGCAGAGCCCAAAAAAGATGTACGCAATATCCTTCGCGTTTGTCACAGCACTTCTGAAACGAATCAAAGAAAATACCGCAAACAGTCCAAACGCAACACCTGCATTCCCACTTACCACATTCATCACAACAGAAACGACCACACTCATCATGATGATCGTATGCACAAACGCCTGTGAATAACGCTCTCCCGTGAACGTAATCTGATATACCTGCGTTATGACAAAGCTTAACGCTGCAGCTGATGCCATTGCACCAAATGTCATCCAGAAGGAAGCATTGTCTGCCGGTCCAAATGTAAATAGCTGATTAATCTGATCCATCATGATGAAACCCCTCCAATTTGTGTCGTTTCTCTCGTCCAATACCCCGGAATCCGGTCTCCTTTTAACAGCTCAAGGCTCGTACAGAATTTTGAAGCGCTGCGCTGTTCACACTCAAGCTCCTGTAATAGTCTCGTCAGCCAAAGAGGCACACTGTGCGTGACCTTCACTTCGAGCACGACGAGGTCAGAATCGATAAAGTGAGCACCGTGAGGACCATGTTCAATTCGCAAATCATCATTCCTGCAGCGCAGATTCAAATCAAATGTCACCCGGAGGTCCGCATCCCACGTACAGTGAAAAGCATGCCGGTCGTAACTTACAACCATTTCCGGACGCAGCCTGTAAAGCTTCTTAAAATGGTCAATCTCCTTAAAAACCTGCCAGTTCGACGTTTGAACGTCGCTTAATGATTGGAGACTTCTTCTCTCCAGATACCGGTAAGCATCTTTTAGCGGCAGTACCATCCTCCGTTTATTCACCACATTATTGTGCTTTTGCTTCACTTCAAAAAACGATGTTCCATCAATATCCGTATCATCGTAAATACGCAGACGCAGCTTCTGTCTGAAACGGAGTTTATTTTTTGTCTCAAAATATATCCGCTGCTCAGGCGTATCAAAATAAAGACTTGTCACAGTATAACGCCCATCAATCCCATTTTTGTCTGCCCTCATATATGGCGACATTTTTTCCACTAAAGATAAGTACTGCTGCTTTGTAATTAAGTATTTTTGCTCACGCCTGCTGAAGATCTCAATGGACATACTCTTCTCCTCCTTCTCTCCGGAACCCCATCCGAAATCGATCTGATCGCTTTTAGCGATTAAACACATCATAATTGACTAATCTGAAAGCTTCCTGAGAGAATTATTAGAAAAGGATGAGAATTCCTTTATCGAATCAAAGCACTTAAAAAGCGATCTGCGCTGAAACATGGTACGATAAAAAGAAAACGGAGGGACTACATATGAATACGGTATATGATTTCGCAGTACGAAAAACAAATGGAGACCTGATTTCCCTGGACGCCTACGCGGGAAAACCTCTGCTGATTGTCAACACAGCAAGCAAATGCGGATATACACCGCAATTTAAAGGACTTCAGGAGTTGCACCAAAAATATTCCGCTGAAGGACTAACTGTGCTCGGTTTCCCATGCAGCCAGTTTGCCAATCAGGAATTCGAGGATATTCAGGAAACAACTGAATTCTGTGAAGTAAACTATGGGGTAACCTTCCCGCTCATGGCAAAAGTGGACGTGAATGGGGAACATGCCGAACCACTGTTCAACTTCCTGAAGGATGAAAAAGGCGGGGAAATCAAATGGAATTTCACAAAATTCCTGATCAACCGCGACGGACACGTTGAAGCGCGATATGAACCTGCGGTTGAGCCGGCGGAGATCGGCGGAGATATTGAGAAAGTACTTGGGTAAATGAAAACAGCTGAGAGCGTGCTCTCAGCTGTTTTTGTTTTGGGTAGAGATTGGGTTTTTGTATTGAATTAACGTTTACAAGTCAGTCCGCGGACCATACATGCGGGGGATGCGGAGGTAGCTGGCTACTAAGTTCCCGCGCGAGTTATAGTCCAAATGTCACTGAACTCACGAACTTTCGTACAAGCTCACGAACTCCGATCCTAAACTCACAAACTCTCCTCGCAAACTCACGAATTCCATCTCTAACCTGACAAACTCCATGCCTAACCTCACATCCAGTCCGCGGACCATACATGCGAGGTAGCCGGCTACTAAGTTCCCGCGCGAGATAGTCCATATGTCACTGAACTTACGAACTTTCGTGCAAGCTCACGAACTCTTCTCCTAAACTCACAAATTCACCTCCCAACCTCACGAATTCCACCTTTAACCTCACAAACTCCACGCCTAACCTCACATTACTCCTCCGCTACCTGAATCTCAGGCTCGAACGGCCATCTTGAAAAATCTGTAATAATACCATCCACTTCATAAAACACAGCTTTTTGAATCAGTCTCTTATCCTTTTTCGACCAGACAAGCACTTTTCCGTCACGTTCATGCACTTCATTGACCGTGCGGCGTGAGACAAATGAAATATTGAAATTTATATAGTCAGCAAATGACGTCAGTTCATCCAGTTTCCCAGGTGATATTGGGACAAATGAGGCTTTCATGAGGACAGCAATCTGTAGATCCGGGTCCAGTTCATGGATACGTT
The sequence above is drawn from the Jeotgalibacillus aurantiacus genome and encodes:
- a CDS encoding glutathione peroxidase; this translates as MNTVYDFAVRKTNGDLISLDAYAGKPLLIVNTASKCGYTPQFKGLQELHQKYSAEGLTVLGFPCSQFANQEFEDIQETTEFCEVNYGVTFPLMAKVDVNGEHAEPLFNFLKDEKGGEIKWNFTKFLINRDGHVEARYEPAVEPAEIGGDIEKVLG
- a CDS encoding DUF4956 domain-containing protein, giving the protein MMDQINQLFTFGPADNASFWMTFGAMASAAALSFVITQVYQITFTGERYSQAFVHTIIMMSVVVSVVMNVVSGNAGVAFGLFAVFSLIRFRSAVTNAKDIAYIFFGLCVGMTCGLYQIGLALMLTVFASIIFYLLYKFDYGKGKDTQILKVTVPENLNHEEMFNDILAKYTHRYELRQIETTNLGTMIQYTFSIRSKEETKDQELLDQLREKNANLKVSLSYLQAAE
- a CDS encoding polyphosphate polymerase domain-containing protein → MSIEIFSRREQKYLITKQQYLSLVEKMSPYMRADKNGIDGRYTVTSLYFDTPEQRIYFETKNKLRFRQKLRLRIYDDTDIDGTSFFEVKQKHNNVVNKRRMVLPLKDAYRYLERRSLQSLSDVQTSNWQVFKEIDHFKKLYRLRPEMVVSYDRHAFHCTWDADLRVTFDLNLRCRNDDLRIEHGPHGAHFIDSDLVVLEVKVTHSVPLWLTRLLQELECEQRSASKFCTSLELLKGDRIPGYWTRETTQIGGVSS